Proteins co-encoded in one Papaver somniferum cultivar HN1 chromosome 5, ASM357369v1, whole genome shotgun sequence genomic window:
- the LOC113283771 gene encoding alanine--glyoxylate aminotransferase 2 homolog 3, mitochondrial-like isoform X2 — translation MQRLVKRVVTGRKNLKETQRFFSQSAVQKTEEEQNETVLPKMPSFNYIPPPYTGPSAAEILQKRKEYLSPSLFSLYKKKLNIVDGKRQYLFDENGRRYLDAFGGIAVVCAGHCHPDVVEAIVNQAKKIQHSTVMYLNNCISDFAEALAAKMPGDLKVVFFTNSGTEANELAMMIARLYSGCQDIISIRNAYHGNAAGTMGATAQSIWKFNVVQSGVHHALNPDQYRGAFGSDGEKYAKDVQDLIDYGTSGRVGGFISEAIQGVGGIMELAPGYLPAVYSSIKKAGGVTIADEVQCGFARTGDFWGFEAHGVVPDIVTMAKGIGNGIPLGAVVTTPEIAQVLTQRSYFNTFGGNPLCTSAGHAVLKVLEKEKLQENARDVGSYMKNRLHALQNKYEIIGDVRGRGLMLGVELVTDRDLKTPAKAETLHIMDQMKEMGVLIGKGGFHGNVFRITPPLCFTKEDADYLVDVMDIILAKM, via the exons ATGCAGAGATTAGTGAAAAGGGTGGTTACAGGAAGGAAAAATCTGAAAGAAACCCAACGATTCTTTTCACAATCTGCTGTACAAAAGACTgaagaagaacaaaatgaaaccgTTCTTCCAAAAATGCCCTCTTTCAATTACATACCACCACCATATACAGGACCATCAGCTGCTGAGATCTTGCAGAAACGGAAAGAGTATCTTAGTCCTTCACTCTTCTCTCTCTACAAAAAAA AGTTGAATATTGTGGATGGGAAGAGGCAATATTTGTTTGATGAAAATGGCCGAAGATATCTTGATGCATTTGGTGGGATAGCAGTTGTATGTGCTGGACATTGTCATCCTGATGTGGTTGAAGCTATTGTCAATCAAGCTAAAAAGATTCAACATTCTACTGTTATGTATCTCAACAATTGTATTTCCGATTTCGCTGAAGCACTCGCCGCTAAGATGCCCGGAGATCTCAAG GTTGTGTTTTTTACTAATTCAGGAACGGAGGCGAATGAATTGGCTATGATGATTGCTAGGTTGTATAGTGGGTGTCAAGATATTATATCGATTAGGAATGCTTACCATGGAAATGCAGCAGGAACCATGGGAGCTACTGCTCAAAGTATCTGGAAATTCAATGTTGTACAG AGTGGAGTTCATCATGCTTTGAACCCAGATCAGTATAGAGGTGCTTTTGGTTCAGATGGAGAAAAGTATGCGAAAGATGTACAAGACCTTATTGATTATGGAACTAGTGGTCGTGTTGGTGGTTTCATTTCTGAAGCTATACAG GGAGTGGGTGGAATTATGGAGTTGGCGCCCGGTTATTTGCCTGCTGTGTATAGCAGCATAAAGAAAGCAGGTGGAGTAACTATTGCTGATGAAGTCCAATGTGGGTTTGCTCGAACTGGTGACTTCTGGGGTTTCGAAGCACATGGTGTTGTGCCTGATATAGTGACGATGGCAAAG GGTATTGGAAATGGTATTCCTCTTGGTGCAGTGGTGACCACTCCTGAGATAGCACAGGTCTTGACCCAGCGTAGCTACTTCAACACTTTTGGTGGAAACCCTCTGTGTACTTCAGCTGGACATGCCGTCTTGAAAGTACTTGAGAAAGAAAAGCTCCAAGAGAACGCACGTGATGTGGGTTCTTATATGAAAAATCGCCTCCATGCTCTACAGAACAAATATGAAA TTATTGGGGACGTGAGAGGAAGGGGTTTGATGCTAGGAGTTGAATTGGTAACTGATCGTGACTTGAAGACTCCAGCCAAGGCTGAAACTTTACATATAATGGACCAGATGAAAG AAATGGGAGTATTGATTGGGAAAGGTGGTTTCCATGGAAACGTATTCAGAATCACACCACCCCTTTGCTTCACAAAGGAAGATGCAG ACTATCTTGTGGATGTGATGGATATCATACTGGCGAAGATGTGA
- the LOC113283771 gene encoding alanine--glyoxylate aminotransferase 2 homolog 3, mitochondrial-like isoform X1, translating into MKPFFQKCPLSITYHHHIQDHQLLRSCRNGKSILVLHSSLSTKKPLNIVDGKRQYLFDENGRRYLDAFGGIAVVCAGHCHPDVVEAIVNQAKKIQHSTVMYLNNCISDFAEALAAKMPGDLKVVFFTNSGTEANELAMMIARLYSGCQDIISIRNAYHGNAAGTMGATAQSIWKFNVVQSGVHHALNPDQYRGAFGSDGEKYAKDVQDLIDYGTSGRVGGFISEAIQGVGGIMELAPGYLPAVYSSIKKAGGVTIADEVQCGFARTGDFWGFEAHGVVPDIVTMAKGIGNGIPLGAVVTTPEIAQVLTQRSYFNTFGGNPLCTSAGHAVLKVLEKEKLQENARDVGSYMKNRLHALQNKYEIIGDVRGRGLMLGVELVTDRDLKTPAKAETLHIMDQMKEMGVLIGKGGFHGNVFRITPPLCFTKEDADYLVDVMDIILAKM; encoded by the exons atgaaaccgTTCTTCCAAAAATGCCCTCTTTCAATTACATACCACCACCATATACAGGACCATCAGCTGCTGAGATCTTGCAGAAACGGAAAGAGTATCTTAGTCCTTCACTCTTCTCTCTCTACAAAAAAACCA TTGAATATTGTGGATGGGAAGAGGCAATATTTGTTTGATGAAAATGGCCGAAGATATCTTGATGCATTTGGTGGGATAGCAGTTGTATGTGCTGGACATTGTCATCCTGATGTGGTTGAAGCTATTGTCAATCAAGCTAAAAAGATTCAACATTCTACTGTTATGTATCTCAACAATTGTATTTCCGATTTCGCTGAAGCACTCGCCGCTAAGATGCCCGGAGATCTCAAG GTTGTGTTTTTTACTAATTCAGGAACGGAGGCGAATGAATTGGCTATGATGATTGCTAGGTTGTATAGTGGGTGTCAAGATATTATATCGATTAGGAATGCTTACCATGGAAATGCAGCAGGAACCATGGGAGCTACTGCTCAAAGTATCTGGAAATTCAATGTTGTACAG AGTGGAGTTCATCATGCTTTGAACCCAGATCAGTATAGAGGTGCTTTTGGTTCAGATGGAGAAAAGTATGCGAAAGATGTACAAGACCTTATTGATTATGGAACTAGTGGTCGTGTTGGTGGTTTCATTTCTGAAGCTATACAG GGAGTGGGTGGAATTATGGAGTTGGCGCCCGGTTATTTGCCTGCTGTGTATAGCAGCATAAAGAAAGCAGGTGGAGTAACTATTGCTGATGAAGTCCAATGTGGGTTTGCTCGAACTGGTGACTTCTGGGGTTTCGAAGCACATGGTGTTGTGCCTGATATAGTGACGATGGCAAAG GGTATTGGAAATGGTATTCCTCTTGGTGCAGTGGTGACCACTCCTGAGATAGCACAGGTCTTGACCCAGCGTAGCTACTTCAACACTTTTGGTGGAAACCCTCTGTGTACTTCAGCTGGACATGCCGTCTTGAAAGTACTTGAGAAAGAAAAGCTCCAAGAGAACGCACGTGATGTGGGTTCTTATATGAAAAATCGCCTCCATGCTCTACAGAACAAATATGAAA TTATTGGGGACGTGAGAGGAAGGGGTTTGATGCTAGGAGTTGAATTGGTAACTGATCGTGACTTGAAGACTCCAGCCAAGGCTGAAACTTTACATATAATGGACCAGATGAAAG AAATGGGAGTATTGATTGGGAAAGGTGGTTTCCATGGAAACGTATTCAGAATCACACCACCCCTTTGCTTCACAAAGGAAGATGCAG ACTATCTTGTGGATGTGATGGATATCATACTGGCGAAGATGTGA